The following proteins come from a genomic window of Miscanthus floridulus cultivar M001 chromosome 2, ASM1932011v1, whole genome shotgun sequence:
- the LOC136531960 gene encoding protein PHOSPHATE STARVATION RESPONSE 1-like isoform X1, translated as MKGTKSDLWERNKACSLFLERRFNLMQSQKSRVLGAMSSSLPILPNPLKGSFPRPCNPQHIPMSRQLPDDSMPLRNDIHQSASLHPRAGVIGAPYSGYSASPLDSVSNHDSQSMVAPYISQSSSFEAFQSLSDNTPGTHTEAAWFTSSMDVSPLYTDNIAAPDDNRIQSIRPAMTSDGTAKQNDWWADIMNDDWKDILDATATDSHSKAMIQTSNSATSLPAVNQSASSHSMEICPVASPPNSSNASVAKQRMRWTPELHECFVDAVNQLGGSEKATPKGVLKLMKVDGLTIYHVKSHLQKYRSARYKPDLSEGTSEKRTAAEELVLDLKTSMDLTEALRLQMEVQKRLHEQLEIQRKLQLRIEEQGKYLQMMFEKQSQSSTEKVQDPSSRDTAAKPSSILNQSANKDSGATMDPNRTGDSAKTAELGERSSGLGVKQKLVEIESDTEGATDDGSKISQEKPRKLQDS; from the exons ATGAAAGGTACCAAAAGTGACTTATGGGAAAGAAACAAAGCTTGTTCACTGTTCTTAGAGAGGAGGTTTAATCTGATGCAGTCTCAAAAGAGCAGAGTTTTGGGAGCAATGTCATCCTCTTTACCTATTCTGCCAAATCCTTTGAAAGGGAGCTTCCCAAGGCCTTGTAACCCCCAGCATATTCCTATGTCGAGGCAGCTGCCTGATGACTCTATGCCCTTGCGTAATGACATACATCAGTCTGCTAGTTTGCACCCAAGAGCTGGTGTTATCGGGGCACCATATTCAGGCTACTCTGCTAGTCCACTTGATTCTGTGTCTAACCATGACAGCCAGTCAATGGTCGCACCCTATATTTCTCAGTCATCCAGTTTTGAAGCTTTCCAGTCTCTATCTGATAATACCCCAGGAACACACACTGAGGCAGCCTGGTTCACATCTTCTATGGATGTTTCACCACTCTACACAGATAATATTGCTGCTCCTGATGATAATCGAATCCAGAGTATACGTCCTGCTATGACATCTGATGGGACTGCTAAACAGAATGATTGGTGGGCAGATATAATGAATGATGATTGGAAAGATATTCTAGACGCAACAGCTACTGATTCACACTCAAAA GCCATGATTCAAACTTCCAACTCAGCTACATCACTACCTGCAGTAAACCAGTCAGCTTCATCTCATAGTATGGAGATTTGCCCTGTTGCTAGTCCTCCCAATAGCAGCAATGCTTCAGTTGCTAAACAACGGATGAGATGGACCCCAGAACTCCATGAATGTTTTGTAGATGCTGTAAATCAGCTTGGCGGTAGCGAAA AAGCTACTCCCAAGGGCGTGCTAAAGCTTATGAAAGTTGATGGTTTGACTATATATCATGTCAAAAGCCATCTGCAG AAGTACCGCTCAGCTCGCTATAAACCAGACCTGTCTGAAG GTACATCGGAAAAAAGGACAGCCGCTGAAGAGCTGGTCCTGGACCTGAAAAC GAGCATGGATCTTACTGAAGCACTGCGCCTTCAGATGGAAGTCCAGAAACGTCTTCATGAACAGCTTGAG ATTCAGAGAAAATTGCAGTTGCGGATTGAAGAGCAAGGAAAGTATCTGCAGATGATGTTTGAAAAGCAGAGTCAATCGAGCACGGAGAAAGTCCAGGATCCATCCTCAAGGGATACAGCGGCAAAACCATCATCTATTCTGAACCAGTCTGCAAACAAGGATAGTGGTGCAACCATGGACCCAAATAGAACAGGAGACAGCGCGAAGACTGCAGAACTGGGAGAACGGTCATCTGGATTAGGTGTCAAACAGAAACTTGTAGAGATCGAATCTGATACTGAAGGAGCCACAGACGATGGATCTAAGATCTCCCAAGAGAAGCCGCGCAAACTGCAAGATAGTTAA
- the LOC136531960 gene encoding protein PHOSPHATE STARVATION RESPONSE 1-like isoform X2, which produces MKGTKSDLWERNKACSLFLERRFNLMQSQKSRVLGAMSSSLPILPNPLKGSFPRPCNPQHIPMSRQLPDDSMPLRNDIHQSASLHPRAGVIGAPYSGYSASPLDSVSNHDSQSMVAPYISQSSSFEAFQSLSDNTPGTHTEAAWFTSSMDVSPLYTDNIAAPDDNRIQSIRPAMTSDGTAKQNDWWADIMNDDWKDILDATATDSHSKAMIQTSNSATSLPAVNQSASSHSMEICPVASPPNSSNASVAKQRMRWTPELHECFVDAVNQLGGSETTPKGVLKLMKVDGLTIYHVKSHLQKYRSARYKPDLSEGTSEKRTAAEELVLDLKTSMDLTEALRLQMEVQKRLHEQLEIQRKLQLRIEEQGKYLQMMFEKQSQSSTEKVQDPSSRDTAAKPSSILNQSANKDSGATMDPNRTGDSAKTAELGERSSGLGVKQKLVEIESDTEGATDDGSKISQEKPRKLQDS; this is translated from the exons ATGAAAGGTACCAAAAGTGACTTATGGGAAAGAAACAAAGCTTGTTCACTGTTCTTAGAGAGGAGGTTTAATCTGATGCAGTCTCAAAAGAGCAGAGTTTTGGGAGCAATGTCATCCTCTTTACCTATTCTGCCAAATCCTTTGAAAGGGAGCTTCCCAAGGCCTTGTAACCCCCAGCATATTCCTATGTCGAGGCAGCTGCCTGATGACTCTATGCCCTTGCGTAATGACATACATCAGTCTGCTAGTTTGCACCCAAGAGCTGGTGTTATCGGGGCACCATATTCAGGCTACTCTGCTAGTCCACTTGATTCTGTGTCTAACCATGACAGCCAGTCAATGGTCGCACCCTATATTTCTCAGTCATCCAGTTTTGAAGCTTTCCAGTCTCTATCTGATAATACCCCAGGAACACACACTGAGGCAGCCTGGTTCACATCTTCTATGGATGTTTCACCACTCTACACAGATAATATTGCTGCTCCTGATGATAATCGAATCCAGAGTATACGTCCTGCTATGACATCTGATGGGACTGCTAAACAGAATGATTGGTGGGCAGATATAATGAATGATGATTGGAAAGATATTCTAGACGCAACAGCTACTGATTCACACTCAAAA GCCATGATTCAAACTTCCAACTCAGCTACATCACTACCTGCAGTAAACCAGTCAGCTTCATCTCATAGTATGGAGATTTGCCCTGTTGCTAGTCCTCCCAATAGCAGCAATGCTTCAGTTGCTAAACAACGGATGAGATGGACCCCAGAACTCCATGAATGTTTTGTAGATGCTGTAAATCAGCTTGGCGGTAGCGAAA CTACTCCCAAGGGCGTGCTAAAGCTTATGAAAGTTGATGGTTTGACTATATATCATGTCAAAAGCCATCTGCAG AAGTACCGCTCAGCTCGCTATAAACCAGACCTGTCTGAAG GTACATCGGAAAAAAGGACAGCCGCTGAAGAGCTGGTCCTGGACCTGAAAAC GAGCATGGATCTTACTGAAGCACTGCGCCTTCAGATGGAAGTCCAGAAACGTCTTCATGAACAGCTTGAG ATTCAGAGAAAATTGCAGTTGCGGATTGAAGAGCAAGGAAAGTATCTGCAGATGATGTTTGAAAAGCAGAGTCAATCGAGCACGGAGAAAGTCCAGGATCCATCCTCAAGGGATACAGCGGCAAAACCATCATCTATTCTGAACCAGTCTGCAAACAAGGATAGTGGTGCAACCATGGACCCAAATAGAACAGGAGACAGCGCGAAGACTGCAGAACTGGGAGAACGGTCATCTGGATTAGGTGTCAAACAGAAACTTGTAGAGATCGAATCTGATACTGAAGGAGCCACAGACGATGGATCTAAGATCTCCCAAGAGAAGCCGCGCAAACTGCAAGATAGTTAA